One stretch of Rosistilla oblonga DNA includes these proteins:
- a CDS encoding ABC transporter substrate-binding protein, producing the protein MPIPSLIDSRNRFASAWVLCLCVAMWFGSSPVAKAQNDAQGPVPTGMELLDVEPFDIVRFTEKAGGGAVRTIPFNFPNRKLPINPKGKLIMNLVGLEGTKYEADWKDIETIELWEKRLQAEVQKMIGEKRFDDAYPLLAILLRDYPQIEGLDQLRTDYMYRNAADSLKRGEYKHTLAMLESLRQHNPTFNTAIVLRVIGAVTDKLIQELVDGGQLEYAQKLHARLESDYPDGEISSIPKWADVFLKMATEKREAALAARKKGDMRAARALSRESYAIWPRIEGGKELIAQIDAEYPLVNVGVLQTATVFDPTRIDNWSARRAGRLLYRTLFEISGAGPEGGEYDFLFGDLEISDDRKELYFDIDLNELPPSLATANSFNVSELLMNRARPDHPDYSAPWAALLDRIEIPTLTKITAYLNRPHVVPHALLQRKIEGGVFEGKPGAPTGSYRFDLQKDGITRYIYTGTDLKEHQPREVVEIELADSGDAVSGLLRGELDVVDQLFPADADRLRQDPRVSVNNYPLPSVHMLVPCSDHHFLADRTFRRALLYGIDRETILSGELLANKSVQGCQVLSGPFPAGIELNDPLAYAYDETILPRPYEPRLGTLLITMAQQQAAALAKRNKEEPPELKPIRIGYPATDIANVACEAIKTQLSLLSGLEVETIKLPPGQTWPEPGQCDLVYVMASVWEPVADARRIVGPDGLAKSDSQLVGMGLRMLEMSKNWKDVRDGLRELHRISHHELPVLPLWQLVDSYAFRKDIRGVGRSNVTLYQSLDNWRLSSSTK; encoded by the coding sequence ATGCCAATCCCAAGCCTGATAGACTCACGAAACCGCTTCGCCTCGGCGTGGGTTTTGTGTCTGTGCGTCGCGATGTGGTTTGGCAGCAGTCCCGTCGCGAAGGCTCAAAACGATGCGCAAGGTCCCGTTCCAACCGGAATGGAACTGTTGGATGTCGAACCGTTTGATATCGTTCGGTTCACCGAGAAAGCTGGCGGCGGCGCCGTCCGTACGATCCCCTTCAACTTCCCCAACCGCAAGTTGCCGATCAACCCCAAGGGGAAATTGATCATGAACCTTGTTGGGCTGGAGGGGACCAAATACGAAGCCGATTGGAAGGACATCGAAACGATCGAGCTTTGGGAAAAGCGGCTGCAAGCCGAAGTCCAAAAGATGATCGGCGAAAAACGCTTCGACGATGCCTATCCGCTGCTGGCGATCCTGTTGCGCGATTACCCGCAGATCGAAGGACTCGACCAACTGCGCACCGACTACATGTATCGCAACGCCGCCGATTCGCTCAAACGCGGCGAATATAAGCACACCCTGGCGATGCTCGAATCGCTCCGCCAACACAACCCGACGTTTAACACCGCGATCGTGCTGCGGGTGATCGGAGCGGTGACCGACAAACTGATCCAAGAACTTGTCGATGGCGGACAACTGGAATACGCCCAGAAGCTGCACGCGCGACTCGAGAGCGATTACCCCGACGGCGAGATCTCCTCGATTCCCAAGTGGGCCGACGTCTTCTTGAAGATGGCGACCGAAAAGCGTGAAGCCGCTCTGGCGGCTCGCAAGAAAGGCGACATGCGAGCGGCGCGAGCGTTGTCGCGGGAAAGCTATGCGATCTGGCCGCGGATCGAAGGGGGCAAGGAGTTGATCGCGCAGATCGACGCGGAATACCCGTTGGTGAACGTCGGCGTTTTGCAAACCGCAACCGTCTTCGACCCGACGCGGATCGACAACTGGTCGGCTCGCCGCGCGGGACGCTTGCTGTACCGAACGCTCTTCGAAATCAGCGGCGCTGGCCCCGAGGGAGGCGAATACGATTTCCTGTTTGGCGATCTCGAGATCAGCGACGACCGCAAGGAACTGTATTTCGACATCGACCTGAACGAACTGCCGCCGTCGTTGGCAACCGCCAATTCGTTTAACGTCTCCGAACTGTTGATGAATCGCGCTCGCCCCGACCACCCCGACTATTCGGCTCCCTGGGCGGCGTTGTTAGACCGCATCGAAATCCCCACGCTGACCAAGATCACCGCATATCTGAACCGTCCCCATGTCGTCCCGCACGCCTTGCTGCAGCGGAAGATCGAAGGGGGCGTCTTCGAAGGCAAACCGGGAGCCCCGACCGGTTCGTACCGCTTCGACCTTCAAAAAGATGGAATCACTCGCTACATCTACACCGGCACGGACTTGAAGGAACACCAACCGCGTGAGGTTGTCGAAATCGAACTCGCCGATTCGGGCGATGCCGTCTCCGGCCTGCTTCGTGGCGAACTCGATGTCGTCGACCAACTGTTCCCCGCCGACGCGGATCGGCTGCGACAGGATCCCCGCGTCAGCGTGAACAATTACCCGCTGCCATCGGTCCACATGTTGGTTCCCTGTTCCGATCACCACTTCCTAGCCGACCGCACCTTCCGCCGAGCGCTGCTGTATGGCATCGATCGCGAGACGATTCTCAGCGGGGAACTGCTGGCCAACAAATCGGTGCAGGGCTGCCAAGTTCTCTCGGGACCGTTCCCCGCCGGGATCGAACTAAACGACCCGTTGGCCTACGCCTACGACGAGACGATTTTGCCGCGTCCCTACGAACCGCGATTGGGCACGCTGTTGATCACGATGGCCCAACAGCAGGCTGCGGCGCTGGCAAAACGGAACAAAGAGGAGCCGCCGGAACTGAAGCCGATCCGAATCGGATATCCCGCCACCGACATCGCCAACGTCGCCTGCGAAGCGATCAAAACGCAGTTGTCACTGCTGAGCGGATTGGAAGTCGAAACGATCAAACTGCCACCAGGGCAAACCTGGCCCGAACCGGGCCAATGCGACCTCGTCTACGTGATGGCAAGCGTCTGGGAACCGGTCGCCGATGCCCGCCGCATCGTCGGCCCCGATGGGCTGGCCAAATCCGACAGCCAGTTGGTCGGGATGGGGTTGCGGATGTTGGAAATGTCGAAAAACTGGAAGGATGTCCGCGACGGCCTCCGCGAACTGCATCGCATCTCGCACCACGAACTCCCCGTCCTGCCGCTGTGGCAGCTCGTCGATTCGTATGCGTTTCGCAAAGACATCCGCGGCGTCGGCCGCAGCAACGTCACGCTGTATCAATCGCTGGATAATTGGCGACTCTCCTCGAGCACAAAATAA
- a CDS encoding MotA/TolQ/ExbB proton channel family protein — MSAMLLAKADVYTMIANSIYFALAAVALWGIYCVVIVWTRVAAKRFKSEDIQNDYLDDMAEPLEAGDFEAVLELVEGDARAIPQMVELAVENRELGYQKVKALVIERFQRDVIADLEHRLSWISTVIKSAPMIGLFGTVFGMMGAFKTLATAESVDPTMLAADINVALRTTACGLAIAVPLIIATASVNIRISKMEDLVGAGLNRFFEAFRSGLSRPR, encoded by the coding sequence ATGTCTGCGATGCTGCTGGCCAAAGCCGACGTTTACACAATGATCGCCAACTCCATTTACTTCGCCTTGGCGGCCGTCGCCTTGTGGGGTATCTACTGCGTGGTGATCGTATGGACACGCGTGGCGGCAAAGCGTTTTAAGTCCGAAGACATACAAAACGATTACCTCGACGACATGGCGGAGCCGCTGGAAGCGGGCGACTTTGAAGCCGTGCTGGAGCTTGTCGAAGGGGACGCTCGAGCGATCCCGCAGATGGTCGAACTGGCCGTCGAAAATCGCGAACTCGGTTACCAAAAAGTCAAAGCGTTGGTGATCGAACGCTTCCAACGCGACGTGATCGCCGACCTCGAACACCGGCTCAGCTGGATCTCGACGGTGATCAAAAGCGCGCCGATGATCGGGCTGTTCGGAACGGTATTCGGCATGATGGGAGCGTTTAAAACGCTGGCGACCGCCGAATCGGTCGACCCCACGATGCTCGCCGCCGACATTAACGTCGCGCTGCGAACGACGGCTTGCGGGCTGGCGATCGCCGTTCCGTTGATCATCGCGACGGCCAGCGTGAACATCCGGATCAGCAAGATGGAAGATCTGGTCGGGGCGGGGCTGAATCGCTTTTTCGAAGCGTTCCGATCCGGGCTCTCGCGACCTCGCTAA
- a CDS encoding ExbD/TolR family protein: MSTAAPIDEIDDDPPIMTSTRSDDDEMDITPMIDITFLLLIFFVVCSKMDPSQTTNLPLADNGLAVSAKDSAVVKMKRGTGETAELQSNDGVTFSNDPEAQLEAITRYITRERESGKAKIMLMCEKDVRSGEVTRVQKMLGDAFPEVEQTYIAVKEE, encoded by the coding sequence ATGTCCACAGCGGCCCCGATCGACGAAATCGACGACGACCCGCCGATCATGACCTCCACGCGGTCCGATGATGACGAGATGGACATCACGCCGATGATCGACATCACCTTCCTGCTGCTGATCTTCTTCGTCGTCTGTTCCAAGATGGATCCATCGCAGACAACCAACCTGCCGCTGGCCGATAATGGGCTCGCAGTTTCGGCAAAAGATTCGGCAGTGGTTAAAATGAAACGGGGAACCGGCGAGACGGCTGAATTGCAATCCAACGATGGCGTCACCTTCTCCAACGATCCCGAAGCACAACTCGAAGCGATCACCCGCTACATCACCCGCGAACGCGAATCGGGCAAGGCGAAGATCATGCTGATGTGCGAGAAGGATGTCCGGAGCGGCGAGGTGACGCGCGTGCAGAAAATGCTCGGCGACGCTTTCCCCGAAGTGGAACAAACGTATATCGCGGTCAAAGAGGAATAG
- a CDS encoding multiheme c-type cytochrome: MKREKVSPKKRMVAAAGENASPRIRPTTKIPAAAAIGILLAFGVVAILVADAIRPLPSVESADASAAASTPGSSPESPQAAAWKRMIDQHFAGDAACASCHPKQAAAQRRSGHSRTAVAMLDSDFASELLAGQPYPDSRRPQTFEFTSHSNRFMVRDVDDPGLPALPVTWLLGSGTHAQTPIFVDQHAQRGVEMRWSFLANRDGIGLTPEHEKFDQYEAKSLQCYGRPMDAGDVRSCLGCHTTVGPPAQLPIQNDLYVANVGCERCHGPRKQHALLAHQGRGEESKPLVQYASAEAYIDACAQCHRDESSVSPTAQPHELVRFQPYGLKRSRCYLESPDKLTCSTCHDPHDTVSHDRTVYIQQCQQCHQSGHDSLCTASPQGDCIDCHMPATEWTAGIAFHDHEIRIHEALAPKHSTPQVKP, translated from the coding sequence TTGAAACGCGAAAAAGTTAGTCCAAAGAAGCGGATGGTTGCAGCGGCGGGTGAAAACGCCTCGCCGCGAATTCGTCCGACGACCAAGATTCCGGCCGCTGCGGCGATCGGAATCTTGTTGGCGTTTGGCGTCGTCGCCATTTTGGTTGCCGATGCGATCAGACCGCTTCCGTCCGTTGAGTCCGCCGACGCGTCGGCGGCCGCGTCGACACCCGGTTCATCGCCGGAATCTCCGCAAGCGGCCGCCTGGAAGCGAATGATCGACCAGCATTTCGCCGGCGATGCGGCGTGTGCCAGTTGTCATCCCAAGCAAGCAGCGGCGCAGCGGCGCTCGGGGCACTCACGGACCGCAGTCGCTATGCTCGATTCGGACTTCGCATCCGAACTGCTGGCAGGCCAGCCCTACCCCGACTCGCGGCGACCGCAAACGTTTGAGTTCACTTCGCACAGCAATCGCTTTATGGTTCGCGACGTCGACGATCCCGGGCTGCCAGCGCTGCCGGTCACCTGGCTGCTCGGTTCGGGCACGCACGCGCAGACGCCGATCTTCGTCGACCAACACGCTCAGCGCGGCGTCGAGATGCGCTGGTCGTTCCTTGCCAATCGAGACGGGATCGGGCTGACACCCGAACATGAAAAGTTCGATCAATACGAAGCCAAATCGCTGCAGTGTTACGGTCGGCCGATGGACGCCGGTGATGTTCGCAGCTGCCTTGGTTGTCACACGACCGTCGGCCCGCCGGCTCAGCTGCCGATCCAAAACGATCTGTATGTCGCCAATGTCGGTTGCGAACGCTGCCACGGGCCGCGGAAGCAGCACGCACTGCTCGCGCATCAGGGACGCGGTGAAGAATCCAAACCGTTGGTCCAGTATGCATCTGCCGAAGCTTATATCGATGCCTGTGCCCAGTGTCATCGCGACGAGAGTTCGGTCTCGCCGACGGCACAGCCGCACGAACTGGTTCGCTTTCAGCCGTATGGTTTAAAACGCAGTCGCTGTTATCTCGAATCGCCCGACAAGCTAACCTGTTCGACCTGTCACGATCCTCACGACACCGTCTCGCACGACCGCACCGTCTACATCCAGCAATGCCAACAGTGCCATCAATCGGGACATGATTCATTGTGCACCGCCAGTCCTCAAGGCGATTGCATCGATTGTCATATGCCGGCCACCGAATGGACGGCGGGGATCGCGTTCCATGATCACGAGATCCGAATTCACGAGGCTCTCGCACCAAAACACTCCACGCCGCAGGTGAAGCCTTGA
- a CDS encoding biopolymer transporter ExbD produces the protein MSMTCPRCGAQTQGVRCESCGADLPTADAIPVASEPSAAEPIEIEATDDGSDAAEAETVEAAAAEPAATEAHASVETTATAHHHGHAMAEAVNATNFGIEEEVAPDDLQMKGKIRDDSELDMTPMVDVTFLLLIFFMVTASFSLQKSITMPREQSEAPSTNQQDEPEEEIDLVTVQIDEFNSFTVLAADWEREVPGKQNLIRALKEAKPESEARLKIEVHEDAVIEAVVDAMDAGAEVGFSEIQKSEVKG, from the coding sequence ATGAGCATGACCTGCCCGCGGTGCGGTGCCCAAACGCAAGGCGTCCGTTGCGAAAGCTGTGGTGCCGATCTGCCCACCGCCGACGCGATCCCCGTCGCTTCAGAGCCCTCGGCGGCTGAACCGATCGAAATCGAAGCGACCGACGACGGCAGCGATGCCGCGGAGGCCGAGACCGTCGAAGCCGCCGCCGCCGAACCGGCGGCGACAGAAGCTCACGCCTCGGTCGAGACCACCGCGACCGCTCACCATCACGGACACGCGATGGCCGAAGCTGTCAACGCGACAAACTTTGGCATCGAAGAAGAGGTTGCTCCCGACGATCTGCAGATGAAGGGCAAGATCCGCGACGATTCGGAACTGGATATGACGCCGATGGTCGACGTGACCTTCCTGCTGCTGATCTTCTTCATGGTCACCGCGTCGTTCAGTCTGCAAAAGTCGATCACGATGCCGCGAGAACAGAGCGAAGCGCCTAGCACCAACCAACAGGACGAACCCGAAGAGGAGATCGATCTGGTGACCGTCCAGATCGACGAATTTAATTCGTTCACCGTGTTGGCTGCCGACTGGGAGCGCGAGGTTCCCGGTAAACAAAATTTGATCCGGGCGTTGAAAGAAGCAAAACCCGAATCCGAAGCTCGATTGAAGATCGAGGTTCACGAAGACGCCGTGATCGAAGCGGTCGTCGATGCGATGGACGCTGGAGCGGAAGTCGGTTTTTCCGAGATCCAGAAATCTGAGGTAAAAGGATAG
- a CDS encoding PQQ-binding-like beta-propeller repeat protein, whose translation MSQSVLARELIALIERRGLLDQEIVDALNQQMEEGGARVTPEAVAKLLVDNGHLTRYQATKLIGELRSEQYQEETEAVEAVEVAEEPELLLDDETDAAMAIEAIEVEPVEVEPIQADIVDAQIVDAETVEAEPISGDEATDKPKRSASGTRRTAKRKSTEPEKSVWDSFKIYGVAGAILACLPLGWFFWNYINKGNAAEYMERANGLYAQENYTGAKQTYQDFLDNFGEETEDSSKARVRIAMSQLYQTLQNTTDPEKFLTTATTLLPTVINEEALGENRADLAGLLVEVAEKFVKQADKTVDANEKEKIIGQLDQQMELIAEPSYVSSELRESLGKRLAIIQEDRLRVTRDISRDRKLADTVAAMKKALEAKDTKTAYAARKQIIREYPRLHDESQMTALIAEASKLQQELVKTGVAELKVSTDELETKIRKSIVLANQSGRSLNELGDLVYFVRVGGSVQALKASNGSLLWRRFVGYRDEHPPTALGETPEDGVLLSDGSQLEVQRLSGADGKLQWRAAIGETFTRPIVADETINFSTHSGKVVSLDAETGKTQWVSQIPQALEVSPGTESRKGLSVSYVPGDHSNLYVLDHRNGNCIESYYVGHQEKSIRVPPTYLLNHVFVFENRSSDYCLMHVLQTDKRGHELKQAQTSFRLTGNVLVAPQIEGRRLIVVTNLGQISVFEVEPTAETNKVSKVAEQVPSYSEPTLTQMTIDRSQMWVTGSQIMRFDLQINTGRVIPGEVKYAGDVFSAQPKLIGNALIHARVVSGTKGIRVTAVEPKTMEVFWQTDLGVPTAFVAKNGSTLHAATSQGALYEIDSASIASGATKKPVENPGGQGHGIQFVSPISFGENTKIMVNQTKPDQIAVYDPSREKQKLRLVKLALPDGRPTADPLVVGRGLLMPQDSGRIAMMDWQSGRMLSNPFQPSLKPDEKVTWTTMAALPSDPEQVIFGDNRKKLYRVRAGDQIRQLSDNDVERPLLGPLTIVGDQVLAIASGPSADMLLTFDSNSLKAGTELLLEGRVTWGPKTIDSVALVATDNQKLTAFDSTGKAVWQVDLPAGKPVGDPLPADGSLLLAGEQGWVLRIDPSNGQLQGKTDIGQPLSGTPLVFGSVIVVPGAEGIVFAIDPPANVN comes from the coding sequence ATGTCACAGTCTGTGCTCGCACGCGAATTGATCGCCCTGATTGAACGCCGTGGTCTGTTGGACCAAGAGATCGTCGATGCTCTAAACCAACAGATGGAAGAGGGTGGCGCGCGGGTGACTCCCGAAGCGGTTGCAAAACTGCTGGTCGATAACGGACACCTGACCCGATACCAAGCGACCAAATTGATCGGCGAATTGCGATCCGAACAATATCAAGAGGAAACCGAAGCCGTCGAGGCGGTGGAAGTTGCCGAAGAGCCCGAATTGCTGCTCGACGATGAAACCGATGCGGCGATGGCGATCGAAGCCATCGAGGTCGAACCGGTCGAAGTCGAACCGATCCAGGCGGACATTGTCGACGCTCAGATCGTCGACGCCGAAACGGTGGAAGCCGAACCGATCTCGGGGGACGAAGCGACCGACAAACCGAAGCGTTCGGCCAGCGGCACCCGCCGCACGGCAAAACGCAAGTCGACCGAGCCTGAAAAAAGCGTCTGGGATTCGTTCAAAATCTACGGCGTCGCCGGCGCGATCCTGGCCTGCTTGCCGCTGGGTTGGTTCTTCTGGAACTACATCAACAAGGGCAACGCTGCCGAATACATGGAGCGAGCCAACGGGCTGTACGCTCAGGAAAATTACACCGGCGCGAAACAGACCTACCAGGATTTCCTCGACAACTTTGGCGAAGAGACCGAAGACTCTTCGAAAGCTCGCGTCCGGATCGCGATGTCGCAGCTGTACCAAACGCTGCAGAACACGACCGATCCCGAAAAGTTCCTAACAACAGCGACTACCCTGCTGCCAACGGTCATCAATGAAGAAGCGCTCGGCGAAAACCGAGCCGACTTGGCGGGGCTGTTGGTCGAGGTGGCGGAGAAGTTTGTCAAGCAAGCCGACAAGACAGTCGACGCCAACGAAAAAGAAAAGATCATCGGCCAGTTGGATCAACAGATGGAATTGATCGCCGAGCCGAGCTACGTTTCCAGCGAACTGCGCGAGAGCTTGGGCAAGCGTTTAGCGATCATCCAAGAGGATCGGCTGCGAGTCACCCGCGACATCAGCCGCGACCGCAAACTGGCTGATACCGTCGCCGCGATGAAGAAGGCGTTGGAGGCGAAGGACACCAAGACGGCTTACGCGGCGCGGAAACAGATCATCCGCGAATACCCACGTCTGCACGACGAATCGCAGATGACCGCGTTGATCGCCGAAGCCAGCAAGCTGCAACAGGAACTTGTCAAAACTGGCGTCGCCGAACTGAAGGTATCGACCGACGAACTGGAGACCAAGATCCGTAAATCGATCGTGCTGGCAAACCAGTCGGGACGGTCACTCAACGAACTGGGCGATCTCGTCTACTTCGTCCGCGTCGGCGGATCGGTACAAGCCCTCAAAGCCTCCAACGGCTCGCTGCTGTGGCGGCGTTTTGTCGGTTACCGCGACGAACATCCACCGACCGCTCTGGGCGAAACACCCGAGGACGGCGTGCTGCTGTCGGACGGTTCGCAATTGGAGGTCCAGCGATTGTCGGGAGCCGATGGCAAGCTGCAATGGCGAGCCGCGATCGGCGAGACCTTCACCCGTCCAATCGTCGCCGACGAAACGATCAACTTCAGCACGCATTCGGGCAAAGTCGTCTCGTTGGACGCCGAAACAGGCAAGACGCAGTGGGTCTCCCAGATCCCACAAGCCCTGGAAGTCAGCCCCGGAACCGAAAGCAGAAAGGGTCTGTCGGTCTCTTACGTTCCCGGCGATCACAGCAACCTGTATGTGTTGGATCACCGCAACGGCAACTGCATCGAATCTTATTACGTAGGGCACCAAGAGAAATCGATCCGGGTTCCGCCGACGTACCTGTTAAACCATGTGTTTGTCTTCGAAAACCGGTCGAGCGATTATTGCTTGATGCACGTGTTGCAAACTGACAAGCGAGGCCATGAACTCAAACAAGCCCAAACCAGTTTCCGCTTAACCGGCAACGTCTTGGTCGCGCCGCAGATCGAAGGCCGACGCTTGATCGTCGTCACCAACCTCGGCCAGATCTCGGTATTCGAAGTCGAACCAACCGCAGAGACGAACAAGGTCAGCAAGGTTGCCGAACAGGTTCCTTCGTACAGCGAACCGACGCTCACGCAGATGACGATCGATCGATCGCAGATGTGGGTCACCGGCAGCCAGATCATGCGTTTCGATCTGCAGATCAACACGGGCCGCGTGATTCCGGGCGAAGTGAAATATGCCGGCGATGTCTTCTCGGCTCAACCGAAACTGATCGGCAACGCACTGATTCACGCTCGCGTTGTCAGCGGCACCAAAGGGATCCGCGTGACCGCGGTTGAGCCCAAGACGATGGAGGTCTTCTGGCAAACCGACCTCGGTGTCCCCACGGCGTTTGTTGCTAAAAACGGATCGACGCTGCACGCCGCGACTTCGCAGGGAGCACTCTACGAGATCGACTCCGCCTCGATCGCTTCGGGAGCGACCAAGAAGCCGGTGGAGAATCCGGGCGGCCAGGGACACGGGATCCAATTTGTTTCGCCGATTTCGTTTGGCGAGAACACCAAGATCATGGTTAACCAAACCAAGCCCGACCAGATCGCTGTCTACGATCCGTCGCGCGAGAAACAAAAGCTGCGGCTGGTCAAACTGGCGCTCCCCGACGGCCGTCCCACCGCCGATCCACTGGTCGTCGGCAGAGGACTGTTGATGCCGCAGGACAGCGGCCGGATTGCGATGATGGACTGGCAGAGCGGTCGGATGCTTTCCAACCCGTTCCAACCATCGCTGAAGCCCGACGAAAAGGTGACCTGGACGACGATGGCCGCGCTGCCAAGCGATCCCGAACAGGTGATCTTTGGCGACAACCGCAAGAAGCTGTATCGCGTGCGAGCTGGCGACCAGATCCGCCAACTTTCCGACAACGATGTCGAACGGCCACTGTTGGGCCCGCTGACCATTGTCGGCGACCAGGTGCTGGCGATCGCATCGGGCCCATCGGCCGACATGCTGCTGACCTTTGATTCCAACAGTCTCAAAGCCGGCACCGAATTGCTGCTGGAAGGACGTGTCACTTGGGGCCCAAAAACGATCGATTCGGTCGCTTTGGTCGCCACCGATAACCAGAAACTAACAGCCTTCGATTCGACGGGCAAAGCTGTTTGGCAGGTCGATCTGCCCGCGGGCAAACCGGTTGGAGATCCGTTGCCGGCCGATGGGTCGCTGCTGCTTGCCGGCGAACAAGGCTGGGTCCTGCGGATCGATCCGAGCAACGGCCAACTGCAGGGAAAAACCGATATCGGGCAACCGCTTTCGGGCACGCCGCTTGTGTTTGGCAGCGTTATCGTCGTCCCGGGAGCCGAGGGAATCGTGTTCGCTATCGATCCTCCGGCCAACGTAAACTGA
- a CDS encoding ABC transporter ATP-binding protein, protein MSKLVVEQVSKQYETRTDPLVVLRDVSLQLEAGQNAAIIGPSGSGKSTLLHILGSLDRPTSGSVKLDDVDPYALDEEAIALFRSQRIGFIFQEHHLLPQLSVIENVLVPSLAHGKPSAARVQRAQDLLDRVGLSGRLEHLPSELSGGERERVAVARALVCEPTLVLADEPTGNLDRNTAETVGRLLVDLQKQENAMLIVVTHSMALADLMQQRYELIDGGLQAVVGDAG, encoded by the coding sequence ATGAGCAAGTTGGTTGTCGAACAGGTCAGTAAGCAATATGAAACGCGGACCGATCCCTTGGTCGTGTTGCGGGATGTTTCGCTGCAATTGGAAGCGGGGCAAAACGCGGCGATCATCGGTCCCAGCGGCTCGGGCAAAAGTACGCTGCTGCACATCCTCGGTTCGCTCGATCGGCCGACTTCGGGCAGCGTGAAGCTGGACGATGTCGACCCCTACGCGTTGGATGAAGAAGCGATCGCGCTGTTTCGCAGCCAACGGATCGGCTTCATTTTTCAAGAGCATCATCTGCTGCCGCAGTTGTCGGTGATCGAAAACGTGCTGGTCCCGTCGCTGGCTCACGGCAAGCCGTCGGCGGCGAGGGTCCAGCGAGCCCAAGATCTCTTGGATCGCGTGGGGCTAAGCGGACGGTTGGAGCATCTGCCGAGCGAGCTATCCGGCGGCGAGCGCGAACGCGTTGCGGTTGCTCGGGCGCTGGTCTGCGAACCGACGCTGGTGCTAGCCGATGAACCGACGGGGAACTTGGATCGCAACACCGCCGAGACCGTGGGGCGGTTGTTGGTCGATCTGCAGAAGCAGGAAAACGCGATGTTGATCGTCGTGACCCACAGCATGGCCCTGGCCGACCTGATGCAGCAACGCTACGAATTGATCGACGGTGGGCTGCAAGCGGTGGTCGGCGACGCTGGTTGA
- a CDS encoding tetratricopeptide repeat protein — MLLPHAVALLAVASSVGLLLQWRTPAGDAILVFARIDVLVCTLFLSLPLALELLRRGRSASLGISAAAMFCGWGIVVALMVWAASTLPSGEISEWSLVAIRGAIGLCVASGSVGFANLVAHLAGGRRDREQPLSPDGDIERVLSAWPRRTIFAGLWILVPAVYAHAVAADLQKALTESLQNQRIALAARQADQLSQLAPTQTIDGTPLVTLLPQLQQRRTQLIDQLATATEPTSLGEIAQQITTLVQLERHDEALRRIEPLTRGANFHPVALDYQGLCFQRMERPEESMAAYRRSLEFWMSQPDGQAKRSGLISGYKGVGFAARRLQMRLLEEQAYQQLVEIAPTGEHHFLLAQCYREHQKTRLAAEHFKAAMQQDPSMQSQIEAILATLSMDHFSCLSVPR; from the coding sequence ATGTTACTCCCCCACGCGGTCGCGTTGCTCGCGGTCGCCTCGTCGGTCGGTCTGCTGTTGCAATGGCGGACGCCAGCCGGCGATGCGATCCTCGTTTTTGCTCGAATCGACGTCTTGGTGTGCACTCTGTTTTTGAGTCTTCCGTTGGCGCTGGAACTACTGCGCCGCGGGCGTTCTGCTTCGCTGGGGATCAGCGCCGCGGCGATGTTCTGCGGCTGGGGGATCGTCGTCGCACTGATGGTTTGGGCCGCCAGTACCCTGCCCAGCGGTGAGATCAGCGAGTGGAGTCTCGTTGCGATTCGAGGAGCGATCGGTTTGTGTGTGGCCAGCGGTTCGGTTGGTTTTGCGAATCTGGTCGCTCATCTTGCTGGCGGCCGTCGCGACCGCGAGCAGCCACTATCGCCCGACGGAGATATCGAACGCGTCCTATCGGCGTGGCCGCGCCGGACGATCTTTGCGGGGCTGTGGATCTTGGTTCCCGCAGTTTACGCGCACGCGGTCGCCGCCGACTTACAGAAAGCGTTGACCGAATCGCTGCAGAACCAGCGGATTGCGTTGGCCGCGCGGCAAGCGGATCAATTGAGTCAGCTGGCACCAACGCAAACGATCGACGGGACTCCGCTTGTCACTCTGCTGCCGCAGTTGCAACAGCGGCGAACTCAATTGATCGATCAACTGGCAACCGCGACGGAGCCGACGTCGCTTGGCGAGATTGCCCAGCAGATCACGACGCTGGTCCAATTGGAACGCCACGACGAAGCGCTGCGGCGGATCGAGCCGTTGACCCGCGGAGCCAACTTCCATCCGGTGGCGCTCGATTATCAGGGGCTCTGTTTCCAGCGGATGGAGCGGCCCGAAGAGAGCATGGCGGCTTACCGGCGTTCGCTGGAGTTCTGGATGTCGCAGCCCGATGGCCAGGCTAAGCGGTCGGGACTGATCAGCGGATACAAAGGCGTTGGATTTGCCGCCCGGCGACTGCAGATGCGATTGCTGGAAGAGCAGGCGTATCAGCAGCTTGTCGAAATCGCACCGACTGGCGAGCATCACTTTCTGTTGGCCCAGTGTTATCGCGAGCATCAAAAGACGCGGCTGGCGGCCGAGCATTTTAAGGCCGCGATGCAGCAGGATCCAAGCATGCAAAGTCAGATCGAAGCGATTCTGGCGACGCTGTCGATGGATCACTTCAGTTGTTTGAGCGTCCCGCGGTGA